Proteins encoded together in one Telopea speciosissima isolate NSW1024214 ecotype Mountain lineage chromosome 6, Tspe_v1, whole genome shotgun sequence window:
- the LOC122664289 gene encoding uncharacterized protein LOC122664289 yields MGEALIQVQSTAMDKTANVVLDIESLVQSTDKSSGSPKMTRKLSRKGSCRLERRCDVEEEEIDEPSKKILLKVYSQLEPLKQPLITNKASTTATTTVTLNGPNLMETSDGRSKKFNRLISVNPRKILLFFATVSSMGTMILIYFTLAIKRKVEHQSG; encoded by the exons GTTCAATCTACAGCAATGGATAAAACTGCTAATGTGGTGTTGGATATTGAGAGCTTAGTACAATCGACAGATAAAAGCTCAGGAAGCCCAAAAATGACT AGAAAACTTTCACGGAAAGGTTCTTGTCGGTTGGAGAGACGGTGTGATGTTGAGGAGGAAGAAATAGATGAACCGTCAAAAAAGATTCTTTTGAAAG TGTATTCGCAGCTAGAGCCATTGAAGCAGCCATTGATCACCAACAAAGCTAGCACAACAGCCACAACCACAGTCACCCTCAATGGTCCTAATCTCATGGAGACAAGTGATGGGCGGAGTAAGAAATTCAATCGCCTTATATCCGTCAATCCAAGGAAGATCCTTCTCTTCTTCGCAACAGT GTCCAGCATGGGCACAATGATTCTCATCTACTTCACGCTGGCCATTAAAAGAAAGGTTGAACATCAGAGTGGGTAG